In the Rhizobium sp. CB3090 genome, one interval contains:
- a CDS encoding MarR family winged helix-turn-helix transcriptional regulator, with translation MAPTGITSTQFSLLNFLHQNARMTMNELAAAMLMDRTTLLRAVKPLQRQGLILSAHETEESRRLMLELSPAGQSKIAEAAPFWQAAQEEYEAQVGQLHAKSLRSDFFNMTHHG, from the coding sequence ATGGCGCCGACCGGCATAACCAGCACTCAGTTTTCGCTCCTGAATTTCCTCCACCAGAATGCGCGGATGACCATGAACGAACTGGCGGCTGCGATGCTGATGGACCGCACGACCCTGCTGCGGGCCGTGAAGCCGCTGCAGCGACAAGGCCTGATCCTCAGTGCGCACGAAACGGAAGAGAGCCGCCGGCTGATGTTGGAGCTATCGCCGGCTGGGCAAAGCAAGATCGCGGAGGCAGCGCCTTTCTGGCAGGCGGCCCAAGAGGAATATGAGGCGCAGGTCGGCCAATTACACGCCAAAAGCCTGCGCAGCGACTTTTTCAACATGACCCATCACGGCTGA
- a CDS encoding antibiotic biosynthesis monooxygenase, whose amino-acid sequence MIAVIFEVVPYLGERHHYLDLAGKLRAELETIDGFISIERFESLTQRGKLLSLSFWRDEAAVKEWRNREAHRAAQKAGRGAIFADYRLRIAHVVRDYGMNDRDEAPADSRAVHDESGTLSDDGQSTQA is encoded by the coding sequence ATGATCGCCGTCATTTTCGAGGTGGTTCCCTATCTTGGAGAGCGGCATCATTATCTCGATCTTGCCGGCAAGCTGCGCGCTGAGCTTGAAACGATCGACGGCTTCATTTCCATCGAGCGTTTCGAGAGCCTGACGCAACGCGGCAAGCTTCTTTCGCTGTCCTTCTGGCGCGACGAGGCGGCGGTCAAGGAATGGCGTAATCGCGAAGCGCACCGTGCGGCCCAAAAAGCCGGGCGAGGGGCGATATTTGCCGACTATCGGCTGCGTATTGCGCATGTAGTGCGTGACTACGGGATGAATGATCGGGACGAGGCACCGGCGGACAGCAGGGCGGTGCATGATGAATCCGGGACCCTGAGCGACGACGGACAATCGACGCAAGCTTGA
- the mutY gene encoding A/G-specific adenine glycosylase, giving the protein MDISSQISSLSGELLCWYDRHHRDLPWRISPPMAARGVRPDPYHIWLSEVMLQQTTVPAVKAYFAKFIERWPTVRDLAAAPTDDVMAAWAGLGYYARARNLKKCAEAVAAEHDGQFPDTEDGLRALPGIGDYTAAAVAAIAFNRQAAVMDGNVERVISRLDAIATPLPAAKPLMKQKVALLTPADRPGDFAQAMMDLGATICTPKRPACALCPFNNACEALRLHDPEHFPVKAAKKEKPVRQGAAFVAVNGNGEIYLRRRIASGLLGGMTEVPTTGWTARIDGETSATAAPFPADWQAAGTVTHVFTHFELRLSIYRAQVATKTARNEGWWEPVTNLEVQALPTVMKKAIAQAIPRAFDKANAYTSGHNS; this is encoded by the coding sequence ATGGATATTTCATCGCAGATATCGTCCCTGAGCGGAGAGCTTCTTTGCTGGTACGACCGTCATCACCGCGACCTGCCTTGGCGGATTTCGCCGCCGATGGCAGCGCGTGGCGTCCGGCCCGATCCTTATCACATCTGGCTGTCCGAAGTGATGTTGCAGCAGACCACCGTGCCGGCGGTCAAAGCCTATTTCGCCAAATTCATCGAGCGCTGGCCAACGGTTCGTGATCTTGCGGCAGCACCCACCGACGATGTCATGGCTGCCTGGGCCGGGCTTGGCTATTATGCCCGCGCCCGCAATCTCAAGAAATGTGCGGAGGCCGTGGCGGCTGAGCATGACGGACAGTTCCCGGATACCGAGGATGGATTGCGCGCCCTGCCGGGAATCGGCGATTATACGGCAGCAGCAGTCGCGGCCATCGCCTTCAACCGGCAAGCGGCTGTCATGGACGGCAATGTGGAGCGCGTCATCTCCCGCCTTGATGCCATTGCCACACCGTTGCCCGCAGCCAAGCCACTGATGAAGCAGAAGGTGGCATTGCTGACGCCAGCCGATCGTCCCGGCGATTTCGCGCAGGCAATGATGGATCTGGGCGCGACGATCTGCACGCCGAAACGACCGGCCTGTGCGCTCTGTCCTTTCAACAATGCCTGCGAGGCATTGCGGCTGCATGATCCCGAACATTTTCCGGTCAAAGCGGCAAAGAAGGAAAAGCCGGTGCGCCAGGGTGCCGCTTTCGTGGCTGTGAATGGCAATGGCGAGATTTATCTGCGCCGGCGCATCGCCAGTGGGCTTCTCGGCGGCATGACGGAAGTGCCGACCACCGGCTGGACCGCGCGGATCGACGGCGAGACCAGTGCTACCGCCGCTCCCTTCCCGGCCGATTGGCAGGCAGCCGGAACCGTTACACATGTCTTCACGCACTTCGAACTGCGGCTATCGATCTATCGCGCTCAGGTGGCAACGAAGACTGCCCGCAATGAAGGATGGTGGGAGCCGGTTACAAATCTTGAAGTGCAGGCCTTGCCGACCGTCATGAAAAAAGCGATCGCACAGGCTATTCCACGCGCATTCGATAAAGCCAACGCTTACACATCGGGACACAATTCATGA
- a CDS encoding metalloregulator ArsR/SmtB family transcription factor, with amino-acid sequence MKEGPDIAQIGALIGDPARANMLTALMGGRALTATELAEAGGITLQTASTHLSKLEAGGLLAQRKQGRHRYFALADDGVGKLLENIMGFAATRGHLRHRPGPKEPALRKARICYDHLAGDYGVRMLDSLIASGTISAVDDGLSLTERGETQLTSIGIDVTGLRSTRRPLCRSCLDWSERRAHLAGSLGKALLSNFFDKGWARRTENSRSIQFTSEGERRFLALFPIEAGEMDEG; translated from the coding sequence ATGAAGGAAGGTCCTGACATAGCGCAGATCGGTGCACTCATCGGCGATCCGGCGCGAGCAAACATGCTCACCGCGCTGATGGGCGGCCGCGCTCTGACGGCAACGGAACTGGCCGAGGCCGGCGGCATCACGCTGCAGACGGCGAGCACGCATTTGTCGAAACTCGAAGCAGGCGGGTTGCTCGCGCAACGCAAACAGGGCCGACACCGCTATTTCGCGCTGGCCGACGACGGCGTCGGCAAACTGCTTGAAAATATCATGGGCTTTGCCGCCACGCGAGGACACCTGCGCCATCGCCCCGGCCCGAAGGAGCCGGCGCTGCGCAAGGCGCGCATCTGCTACGACCATCTTGCCGGCGACTACGGGGTGCGCATGCTCGACAGCCTGATCGCATCCGGCACGATCTCGGCGGTTGATGACGGCTTAAGCCTGACAGAGCGTGGTGAAACACAACTCACCTCGATCGGCATAGACGTGACCGGGCTGCGCTCGACACGGCGTCCGCTCTGCCGCTCCTGTCTCGACTGGAGCGAACGCCGTGCGCATCTCGCCGGCAGCCTCGGCAAGGCACTGCTTTCCAATTTCTTCGACAAGGGCTGGGCGCGGCGGACGGAAAACAGCCGTTCGATCCAATTTACTTCGGAAGGCGAACGCCGGTTTCTGGCGCTGTTTCCCATTGAAGCCGGCGAAATGGATGAAGGATAG
- a CDS encoding nuclear transport factor 2 family protein, whose translation MIFDPAKRIILFHDAINRLDYEAIENFFAENATYVSNGVGSLAGREAIMEAFRGYFDTYPDQTAVNSLVETLTPLSGRSVWSVRATNSKTGKPLIREGEETITFDEDGRVVRVEVTDYQEF comes from the coding sequence ATGATTTTCGATCCGGCAAAACGTATCATCCTGTTTCACGACGCGATCAACAGGCTCGACTACGAGGCGATCGAAAATTTCTTCGCGGAGAATGCCACCTATGTCTCCAACGGCGTCGGTAGCCTTGCGGGCCGCGAGGCGATCATGGAGGCATTTCGGGGATACTTCGACACCTATCCGGATCAAACCGCCGTCAATTCCTTGGTGGAAACGCTGACACCGCTTTCCGGCCGCTCCGTCTGGTCCGTACGAGCGACGAACAGCAAGACCGGCAAGCCGCTGATCCGCGAGGGCGAAGAGACGATCACCTTCGACGAAGACGGACGCGTCGTGCGGGTCGAGGTGACGGATTATCAGGAATTTTGA
- a CDS encoding type II toxin-antitoxin system RelE/ParE family toxin, with product MNYRVVFSAFAEDDLIGIYEFIAKDSPGRALSFVQRLGVQCRTLETMAARGPQRESLGPGVRIMIFERRVTVAYHIKNEQGHCSAFLLCGPKYPVDLDRRALNSHGPLIPINSNNHLISLSSVGHNSLKKVSQPCLVSSN from the coding sequence GTGAACTATAGGGTTGTTTTCAGTGCTTTTGCCGAGGACGACCTTATCGGTATCTATGAATTCATTGCGAAAGACAGCCCAGGCCGCGCGCTGTCGTTTGTCCAACGGCTGGGGGTTCAGTGCAGAACACTTGAAACGATGGCCGCACGAGGTCCTCAACGTGAGAGTTTAGGGCCGGGTGTTCGCATCATGATATTCGAGCGGCGGGTTACCGTTGCTTATCACATCAAGAACGAGCAAGGTCATTGTTCTGCGTTTCTTTTATGCGGGCCAAAATATCCCGTCGACCTTGATCGAAGAGCACTGAACTCGCATGGACCGCTCATCCCCATCAATTCTAACAATCATTTAATCTCTTTGTCCTCGGTAGGTCACAATTCTTTGAAGAAAGTTAGCCAACCGTGCCTTGTTAGTAGCAACTAG
- a CDS encoding HAD-IA family hydrolase, which yields MSNGFDLIIFDCDGVLVDSEIIAADVESKLLTEAGYPISAEEMGERFSGMTWQNILFEVEREASIPISASLLDKSEKLLDLRLANDVKAIPGVPLALSRLPMPRCVCSNSSSARLEMMLSKVGYKELFAPHVYSAKDLGTDRVKPKPDIFLHGAKQLNVAPANVVVVEDSVHGVHAARAAGMRVIGFTGASHTYPSHADRLTDAGAETVIARMADLPGVVMALAEWEGVL from the coding sequence ATGAGCAATGGCTTCGACCTCATTATCTTCGACTGCGACGGCGTTCTGGTCGATTCGGAAATCATCGCGGCGGATGTTGAATCCAAGCTCCTGACCGAAGCGGGTTACCCGATTAGCGCCGAAGAAATGGGCGAGCGTTTTTCCGGCATGACCTGGCAGAACATTCTGTTCGAAGTCGAGCGTGAGGCGAGCATTCCGATCTCGGCATCGCTGCTCGACAAGTCTGAGAAGCTTCTCGACCTGAGGCTCGCTAATGACGTCAAGGCCATCCCGGGCGTTCCCCTCGCCCTGTCGCGCCTGCCGATGCCGCGTTGCGTGTGCTCGAATTCCAGCTCCGCGCGGCTCGAGATGATGCTCTCCAAGGTCGGCTACAAGGAGCTGTTCGCGCCGCATGTCTATTCCGCCAAGGATCTCGGCACCGATCGCGTCAAGCCGAAGCCGGACATCTTCCTGCACGGCGCCAAGCAATTGAACGTTGCGCCGGCTAATGTCGTCGTCGTCGAGGACTCCGTTCATGGTGTCCACGCGGCACGGGCCGCCGGCATGCGCGTCATCGGCTTCACCGGCGCCTCGCACACCTATCCTTCGCATGCCGACCGGTTGACCGACGCGGGCGCGGAAACAGTTATCGCTCGGATGGCCGATCTGCCCGGCGTGGTAATGGCGCTGGCGGAGTGGGAAGGCGTTTTGTGA
- a CDS encoding DsbA family protein yields the protein MPMSDMLLTKRHLLGGTAVAALSLAFAAFADTAFAANATSAGGAQETTNSAASPEDAVPSPEGNVDMNEVLKPGPLPEIALGKEDAPVKIVEYMSLTCPHCAHFATTTFDTIKQKYVDTGKVRFIIREFPFDPRAAAAFMLARCAPQEQYLPMIDMLFKQQIAWASPDVDGRAALLQMSKLAGFTEDSFTKCLTNQKLLDDVNSVRERAAKDFGVNATPTFLINGKRYAGDMSVNAMSKLIDSLL from the coding sequence ATGCCGATGTCTGACATGCTCTTGACCAAACGCCACTTGCTGGGCGGCACTGCCGTTGCGGCTCTCTCCCTGGCGTTCGCTGCCTTTGCCGACACCGCATTCGCCGCTAATGCCACCTCAGCCGGCGGCGCTCAGGAGACCACCAACAGCGCCGCCTCGCCGGAAGATGCGGTTCCGTCGCCGGAAGGCAACGTCGACATGAACGAGGTGCTGAAGCCCGGCCCGCTGCCGGAAATCGCGCTCGGCAAGGAAGACGCGCCGGTCAAGATCGTCGAATACATGTCGCTGACCTGCCCGCACTGCGCGCATTTCGCCACGACCACCTTCGACACGATCAAGCAGAAATACGTCGACACCGGTAAGGTCCGCTTCATTATCCGCGAATTCCCCTTCGATCCGCGCGCCGCCGCGGCCTTCATGCTGGCCCGTTGCGCGCCGCAGGAACAGTATCTTCCCATGATCGATATGCTGTTCAAGCAGCAGATCGCTTGGGCTTCGCCGGATGTCGATGGCCGTGCCGCACTGCTGCAAATGTCGAAACTTGCCGGTTTTACTGAGGATAGCTTTACGAAATGCTTGACGAACCAGAAGCTTCTGGATGATGTCAACTCAGTTAGGGAACGTGCAGCCAAAGACTTCGGCGTCAATGCTACGCCGACCTTCTTGATCAACGGCAAGCGTTATGCAGGGGACATGTCGGTTAATGCCATGTCGAAGCTCATCGACAGCCTTCTCTGA
- a CDS encoding DUF721 domain-containing protein, with amino-acid sequence MSEYRLSKMPRRGEKQISELTNGIIDPVLAKRAGINTALLGSWDEIAGEDFAECTRPEKIAWAKRGSGEDGGYQPGVLTIACEGARALFLTHAQGELIQRINGFFGFHAVSQIRIVQKPVSIASKRSRKPPPLKGEAARKLDDMMDGIEDDKLRAALQRLGTAMVWKRGKR; translated from the coding sequence ATGAGCGAATATCGTCTGTCAAAAATGCCGCGTCGCGGCGAAAAACAGATTTCCGAGCTGACCAACGGCATCATCGATCCCGTGCTGGCCAAGCGCGCAGGCATCAACACTGCGCTGCTCGGTTCGTGGGACGAGATCGCCGGCGAGGATTTCGCTGAATGCACGCGGCCGGAAAAGATCGCCTGGGCCAAACGCGGTTCGGGCGAAGATGGCGGTTACCAGCCTGGTGTGCTGACCATCGCCTGCGAAGGCGCCCGCGCCCTGTTTCTGACCCACGCACAGGGCGAACTCATCCAGCGTATCAACGGCTTCTTTGGCTTTCATGCCGTTAGCCAGATCCGCATCGTCCAGAAGCCGGTCTCCATTGCCTCCAAACGCTCGCGCAAGCCGCCGCCGCTGAAGGGCGAGGCGGCGCGAAAGCTGGATGACATGATGGACGGCATCGAGGACGACAAGCTGCGCGCGGCACTTCAGAGGTTGGGCACGGCAATGGTTTGGAAGCGGGGTAAGAGATAA
- a CDS encoding NIPSNAP family protein gives MITCFIRYEIDPFKKGAFAEYARAWGQVIPRNGADLIGYFAPHEGSATTAYGVYNIESLAAYEAYRARLAADPLGKANYDFSQRERFIIKEDRIFLKNVSLPHGPKVMP, from the coding sequence ATGATCACCTGTTTCATCCGCTATGAAATCGATCCGTTCAAGAAAGGGGCCTTTGCCGAATACGCCAGGGCCTGGGGGCAGGTCATCCCACGCAACGGCGCTGATCTCATCGGCTATTTCGCACCGCATGAGGGTTCGGCGACGACTGCATACGGCGTCTACAACATCGAGAGCCTGGCTGCTTACGAAGCCTATCGCGCCCGCCTCGCAGCCGACCCGCTCGGCAAGGCGAACTACGATTTTTCCCAGCGCGAGCGCTTCATCATCAAGGAAGATCGCATCTTCCTGAAAAACGTGTCATTGCCGCACGGTCCAAAGGTGATGCCATGA
- a CDS encoding type II toxin-antitoxin system ParD family antitoxin: MRSSKPITVTLGSQQRGVDARLESGAYDSASEVLRAALRALDREEELINQIMRAKIQEALDDLRPGRDADEVFDRVERMHAARMKAAGREL, encoded by the coding sequence ATGAGAAGCAGCAAGCCGATAACGGTTACACTTGGTAGCCAACAACGCGGCGTAGACGCCCGACTGGAATCCGGAGCATACGATTCCGCCAGCGAAGTCTTGCGCGCTGCTTTAAGGGCGTTGGACCGTGAAGAAGAACTCATCAATCAAATCATGCGCGCAAAGATCCAGGAAGCGCTTGATGACCTGCGGCCCGGCAGAGATGCCGACGAAGTTTTTGATAGAGTCGAAAGAATGCATGCCGCGCGGATGAAAGCGGCTGGTCGTGAACTATAG
- a CDS encoding HAD family phosphatase: MTTEIRHIVFDIGKVLVHYDPSIPYSRIIPDEAERTWFLANVCTNEWNIEQDRGRTWEEAEALLIAEHPEREEQIRAFRKNWHDMVPHAYDDSVAILEKLIAEGRDVTMLTNFASDTFREAQTRFEFLSKPRGVTVSGDIGLIKPDVAIYDAHVKSFGLDPASTIFIDDSLANVEGAIAAGWNAVHFSGAEKLRSDLAAYGIKV, translated from the coding sequence ATGACTACGGAAATCCGGCACATCGTTTTCGACATCGGCAAGGTGCTTGTTCACTACGATCCGAGCATCCCCTATAGCCGCATCATCCCCGACGAGGCGGAGCGGACCTGGTTCCTCGCCAATGTCTGCACAAATGAATGGAATATCGAACAGGATCGCGGCCGGACCTGGGAAGAGGCCGAAGCGCTGCTGATCGCCGAACATCCCGAGCGCGAAGAGCAAATCCGTGCCTTTCGCAAAAATTGGCACGACATGGTGCCGCACGCCTATGACGATAGCGTCGCCATCCTGGAGAAGCTGATTGCCGAGGGCCGCGATGTCACCATGCTGACCAATTTCGCCTCCGACACGTTTCGCGAAGCGCAGACGCGCTTCGAGTTCCTCTCCAAGCCGCGCGGCGTCACTGTGTCCGGCGATATCGGCCTGATCAAGCCGGATGTCGCAATCTATGACGCGCATGTGAAGAGTTTCGGTCTCGACCCGGCCTCCACCATCTTCATCGACGATTCGCTCGCCAATGTCGAAGGCGCAATAGCCGCGGGTTGGAATGCAGTCCATTTCAGCGGCGCCGAGAAGTTGCGCAGTGATCTCGCCGCCTACGGCATCAAGGTTTAA
- a CDS encoding site-specific DNA-methyltransferase, which translates to MASVFPLADLRTSAVPGSWIDTIIKGDCVAALEALPTHSVDVIFADPPYNLQLGGTLHRPDQSLVDAVDDEWDQFASFEAYDAFTRAWLLACRRVLKPTGTIWVIGSYHNIFRVGATMQDLSFWILNDIVWRKTNPMPNFKGRRFQNAHETMIWASPNAKAKGYTFNYDAMKAANDDVQMRSDWLFPICSGGERLKDQDGKKAHPTQKPEALLARVIMASSKPGDIILDPFFGSGTTGAVAKRLGRHFVGIEREQDYIDAASARIAAVEPLGKAELTVMTGKKAEVRVAFNVLIESGLIKPGQVLTDARRRYSAIVRADGTVASGGEAGSIHRLGAKVQGLDACNGWTFWHLDDGQSLRPIDELRSIVRNDLAKAE; encoded by the coding sequence ATGGCGTCAGTTTTCCCGCTTGCCGATCTTAGGACCTCTGCAGTTCCGGGGTCCTGGATCGACACGATCATCAAGGGCGATTGCGTGGCCGCTCTTGAAGCACTGCCCACCCATTCCGTCGACGTTATCTTCGCGGACCCGCCGTATAATCTGCAGCTCGGCGGCACGCTGCATCGCCCCGATCAGTCGCTGGTCGACGCAGTCGACGACGAGTGGGATCAGTTTGCCTCTTTCGAGGCCTATGACGCCTTTACCCGCGCCTGGCTGCTTGCCTGCCGTCGCGTGCTGAAGCCGACGGGCACGATCTGGGTCATCGGCTCCTATCACAATATCTTCCGCGTCGGCGCGACGATGCAGGATCTGAGCTTCTGGATCCTCAACGACATCGTCTGGCGCAAGACCAATCCGATGCCGAATTTCAAGGGCCGCCGTTTCCAAAACGCCCATGAAACGATGATCTGGGCGAGCCCGAACGCCAAGGCCAAGGGCTACACCTTCAACTATGACGCTATGAAAGCCGCCAATGACGATGTGCAGATGCGCTCCGATTGGCTGTTCCCGATCTGCAGCGGCGGCGAGCGGTTGAAGGATCAGGACGGCAAGAAGGCGCATCCGACACAGAAGCCGGAAGCCCTGCTTGCCCGCGTCATCATGGCGTCGTCCAAGCCCGGCGACATCATTCTCGATCCCTTCTTCGGTTCGGGCACCACCGGCGCCGTCGCCAAGCGTCTCGGCCGCCACTTCGTCGGCATCGAGCGCGAGCAAGATTATATCGATGCGGCCAGCGCCCGTATCGCTGCCGTCGAGCCGCTCGGCAAGGCAGAGCTGACCGTCATGACCGGCAAGAAGGCTGAGGTTCGCGTCGCCTTCAACGTGCTGATCGAAAGTGGCCTCATCAAGCCCGGCCAGGTGCTGACGGATGCGAGGCGCCGCTACAGCGCCATCGTGCGCGCTGACGGCACGGTCGCTTCCGGCGGCGAAGCCGGCTCCATTCATCGCCTCGGCGCGAAAGTGCAGGGCCTTGATGCATGCAACGGATGGACGTTCTGGCACTTAGACGATGGGCAGTCCCTGCGCCCGATCGACGAGCTGCGCTCGATCGTCCGCAATGATCTGGCCAAGGCGGAATAA